The Microbacterium horticulturae region GCGCGAGGGCCGGGGCGCCTCCATGACACGGGCCGGCACCAGATAGCCGAGGGTCTTCAGCGCCACGCAGATGATCGCCGCGAGCAGGACGGCGTTCCACAGGGTCACGGCAGCCCCTCCCGCTCGGGCACGTCGTCGGGCTCCGCCGGCGGCGTGTCGTCACGGCCGAGCCAGTTGAACCACCCGACGACGACGGCGACAACGGCGGCGACGATCACGGGGAGACCGGGCATCAGCACCGGAGTGAACGCTGCGGCGATGACGGCGGCGGCGATGCCCACCGCCACCGCCTGCCGGCGCTTCAGGCGGGGCCACAGCAGTGCCAGAAACGCGGCGGCGGCCGCGGCATCCAACCCATACGCCTTCGGATCGCCCAGCACGTCTCCCAAGAGCGCGCCGGCGAGCGTCGTGACATTCCAGCCGGTGTAGATGCCCAGCCCCGTCACCCAGAAGCCGAGCCGCTGCGCGCGTGTGTCCGTCTGGCCGAGCGCGACCGCCGTCGACTCGTCGATCGTGACGTGTGCGGCCGCAGCGCGGCGCCAGAACCCTCCCCCCAGCAGCGGCGCCATCCGCATGCCGTAGGCGACGTTGCGCACGCCGAGCAGCGCCGACGACGCTATCGCGGCGGGAATCGCCGCCAGTCCCCCGCTGCCGATCACCCCGATGAACGCGAACTGCGACCCGCCGGTGAACATCACGAGGCTCAGCACGCACGTCTGCCAGACGTCAAGGCCGGACACCGTCGCGAGGGCACCGAACGAGATGCCGTACGCGCTCGTCGCCAGCGCCACGCCCAGGCCGTCGCGCACCGCACGGCGGCGGGCTGCAGCATCCACCCCTTCCGTCACGACATGAGCCTACCGGCGGCCGCGCGGCGTTCGTTGCCCGCTGATCCTTCGCGAGCTCACGCTGGTGCACGGTCTTGCGCCCTTGAAGCGTGCACAAGTGTGCTCTCGCGGCGCGCATGCTCTCGCCGCGCGTGTTCTCTCGGCGGCACGCGGCGGCGTGCACACGCGGCGGCGCGCCCCGCGCACATCGGCGCGCCGCGCGCACATCAAACCGTCGAGTGCACATCAATCCGTCGGTGGTTTGATGTGCACTCGACAAACTCATATGAATTCGCCGGATGGCGCGGGGCGAGACACGCGCCTGCGCTCCGCGCCTGCGCCCTCGCGGCGAGCTCAGACTGCGGCGTCCTGTCGCTTCTGGCGGGCCGTGGCGCGCGCGCGGTCGTGCTGGTCGAGCACGACCTTGCGGATGCGCACCGTCTCGGGAGTGACCTCGACGCATTCGTCGTCGCGCGCGAACTCGAGGCTCTCCTCGAGCGAGAGGATGCGCGGCGGCGTCATCGACTCGAACGTGTCGGCCGTCGACGACCGCATGTTCGTGAGCTTCTTCTCCTTGGTGATGTTCACGTCCATGTCATCGTTACGCGAGTTCTCGCCGATGACCATGCCCTCGTAGACCTCGTCACCGGGGTTCACGAAGAACGACATGCGCTCCTGGAGGGCGATCACCGCGAACGGCGTGACCACACCCGACCGGTCGGCCACGATCGAGCCGTTCTGGCGGGTCACGATGTGGCCGGCCCAGTCCTCGTAGCCGGCGGCGATCGCGTTGGCGATGCCGGTGCCGCGGGTCGTGGTCAGGAACTCGGTGCGGAAGCCGATGAGCCCGCGCGAAGGCACCACGAACTCCATGCGCACCCAGCCGGTGCCGTGGTTGGTCATCGTCTCCATACGGCCCTTGCGGGCAGCCAGCAGCTGGGTGATGGCGCCCAGGTACTCTTCGGGCGCATCGATCGTCAGCTGCTCGAAGGGCTCCTGCAGCGTGCCACGCTCGTTGCGGCGCGTGACCACCTGCGGCTTGCCCACCGTCAGCTCGAAGCCCTCGCGGCGCATGTTCTCGACGAGGATCGCCAGAGCCAGCTCGCCGCGACCCTGCACCTCCCATGCGTCGGGGCGCCCGATGTCGACGACGTTGAGCGACACGTTGCCGATGAGCTCGCGGTCCAGGCGGTCCTTGACCATGCGCGCGGTGAGCTTGTGCCCCTTCACCTTGCCGGCCAGCGGCGAGGTGTTGGTGCCGATCGTCATCGAGATGGCCGGCTCGTCGACGTGGATCGCCGGCAGCGGCCGCACGTCGTCGGGGTCGGCGATGGTCTCGCCGATCGTGATGTCTTCGAAGCCGGCGATGGCGACGATGTCACCGGGGCCGGCTTCCTCGGCCGGGAAGCGGTCGAGCGCCTTCGTCTTCAGCAGCTCGGTGATGCGCGCGTTGGCGTGGGAGCCGTCATGGCGCACCCACGCGACGGTCTGTCCCTTGCGCAGCGTGCCGTTGAACACGCGCAGCAGGGCGAGACGGCCCAGGAACGGCGACGAGTCGAGGTTGGTGACCCACGCCTGCAGCGGCGCGTCGTCGTCGTACGACGGAGCCGGAACGTGCTCGAGGATCGCCTCGAACAGCGGCTCGAGGTCGTCGTTGTCGGGAAGCTCTCCGTTGGCGGGGCGGGTGCGGGATGCCGCACCCGCGCGGCCGGAAGCATAGACGACGGGCACGTCCAGGAGCGCGTCGACGTCGAGGTCGGGTACGTCATCGGACAGGTCGGACGCCAGTCCGAGCAGAAGGTCGTGGCTCTCCTCCTCGACCTCGGCGATGCGCGCGTCGGGGCGGTCGGTCTTGTTCACAAGCAGGATGACGGGAAGCTTGGCTTCCAGCGCCTTGCGCAGCACGAACCGGGTCTGCGGAAGAGGGCCCTCCGAGGCATCCACCAGCAGGACGACGCCGTCGACCATCGACAGGCCGCGCTCGACCTCGCCGCCGAAGTCGGCGTGACCGGGCGTGTCGATGACGTTGATGGTCACCGGCACGTCGGTGTGCACGCCGTTGTAGGTGATCGCCGTGTTCTTGGCGAGGATCGTGATGCCCTTCTCACGCTCCAGGTCGTTCGAGTCCATGGCACGTTCTTCGACGTGCGCGTGGTCTCCGAACGACCCCGTCTGTCGCAGCATGGCGTCGACGAGAGTGGTCTTTCCGTGGTCGACGTGGGCGACGATAGCGACGTTGCGCAGGTCTGAGCGGTGGGCGAGGGACATGGCCGAGGCACCTTTCGGTGGGAAGAAGAGGGATGCGGGGGCCCTGTCGTACAGCAGGTTCGCGACGCGGCGGAGAACGCAGAAGGCGCCCGCCCCGCAACGATTCTATCGTTTCGAGGCGGGCGCCCTGTTCAGCAGGCGCTCAGGCGCTCTACTCGGTGAAGCCCACCTTGGTCCAGTCCACCGACATGAACGTCGACGGACCGTAGTTGGCGAGGTTCTTGTCGACGACCGTGACGTTCGGGTAGGGGTAGATCGGGAGCATCGGCATGTAACCCGCGATGACCTCGTTGATCTGCTGCGCGATCTTCAGACGCTTGGACTGGTCGAGCTCCGAGTTGGCCTGCGACCACAGGTCGCCCAGCTTCTCATCGGTGACGAACGCGAAGTTCTGTCCGTCTCCACCCGGCTTCATCTCCGGGTAGAAGAGCGACTCGCTCGACGAGATCGGGAACAGCGTGCCCTGCCAGCCGAACGTGGCCATCTCGTACTTGCCGGCCATGATGTTCGTGAAGTAGTCGGCCGAGGGCACCGGGTCGAGGGTCACATCGATGTCGATCTTCTTCAGCGACGCCTGGATCTGCTGCGCGCGCAGCTCGTTCGACTTCGTCCCCTGCGGGATGATGACCGAGAGCTTGAGCGTCTTGCCGTCCTTGGTCCACTTGCCGTCGGCGTTGGTCCACCCCGCGGTCTCGAGCGACTTCTTGGCCGCGTCGAGGTCGTAGGGCAGCTTCTCGCCCATGGTGTCGGTGTAGCCCTTCTGGCCGGGCATGAAGAGCCAGTCGCCCATCGTGGTCGCCTGGACGCCCAGCGGCTCGTTGGCCGTCTTGGCCATCAGCTCACGGTCGACGGCCTGCGCGATCGCCTTGCGGACGTTGACGTCGTCCAGCGGCGCCTGCAGTCCGTTGAAGGTGATCTGCGAGTACGTCAGACCGCCCGAGTTGAGGGCCTTGGCCCCCGACTTCTTGAGAGCGGCGGTGTAAGTGTCGACGTCCTGCACCTCGACGGCGTTGATCTCGTTGTTCGAGAAGGCCTGGGCCTGCGAGCCCTGGTCGATGACCGTCCAGGTGATCTTGTCGAGCTTCGGCTTCTCACCCCACCAGTTGGGGTTGGGCGTCTCGGTGTAGACCTTCGCGTTGTTGTCGATCTTCGACATCACGAACGGACCGCTGGAGGGCAGCGGCTTGGTCGTGAAGCTGGCCCACTTGTCCGGGTCGCTTGCGATGGCCTTCGGCACGGCCGGCG contains the following coding sequences:
- a CDS encoding AzlC family ABC transporter permease, with product MTEGVDAAARRRAVRDGLGVALATSAYGISFGALATVSGLDVWQTCVLSLVMFTGGSQFAFIGVIGSGGLAAIPAAIASSALLGVRNVAYGMRMAPLLGGGFWRRAAAAHVTIDESTAVALGQTDTRAQRLGFWVTGLGIYTGWNVTTLAGALLGDVLGDPKAYGLDAAAAAAFLALLWPRLKRRQAVAVGIAAAVIAAAFTPVLMPGLPVIVAAVVAVVVGWFNWLGRDDTPPAEPDDVPEREGLP
- the typA gene encoding translational GTPase TypA, whose protein sequence is MSLAHRSDLRNVAIVAHVDHGKTTLVDAMLRQTGSFGDHAHVEERAMDSNDLEREKGITILAKNTAITYNGVHTDVPVTINVIDTPGHADFGGEVERGLSMVDGVVLLVDASEGPLPQTRFVLRKALEAKLPVILLVNKTDRPDARIAEVEEESHDLLLGLASDLSDDVPDLDVDALLDVPVVYASGRAGAASRTRPANGELPDNDDLEPLFEAILEHVPAPSYDDDAPLQAWVTNLDSSPFLGRLALLRVFNGTLRKGQTVAWVRHDGSHANARITELLKTKALDRFPAEEAGPGDIVAIAGFEDITIGETIADPDDVRPLPAIHVDEPAISMTIGTNTSPLAGKVKGHKLTARMVKDRLDRELIGNVSLNVVDIGRPDAWEVQGRGELALAILVENMRREGFELTVGKPQVVTRRNERGTLQEPFEQLTIDAPEEYLGAITQLLAARKGRMETMTNHGTGWVRMEFVVPSRGLIGFRTEFLTTTRGTGIANAIAAGYEDWAGHIVTRQNGSIVADRSGVVTPFAVIALQERMSFFVNPGDEVYEGMVIGENSRNDDMDVNITKEKKLTNMRSSTADTFESMTPPRILSLEESLEFARDDECVEVTPETVRIRKVVLDQHDRARATARQKRQDAAV
- a CDS encoding ABC transporter family substrate-binding protein; this encodes MNRRTTALAAVAVLGATGLALAGCAQPNATPTNTKSEAAQLPLVGWTDVPASQLQQGGTLNLAVLSSGTDEGNWNISTTQGANVPVVNMQAPIMGTPYKATKDGGVEPDPNYATSIELTSKDPQTVDVKLNDKAVWEDGTPLTANDYKATFAALSGKNDKFNIASSAGFDQVSSFDVKSDYEFTFTFSSPYADWQALLTTPAVPKAIASDPDKWASFTTKPLPSSGPFVMSKIDNNAKVYTETPNPNWWGEKPKLDKITWTVIDQGSQAQAFSNNEINAVEVQDVDTYTAALKKSGAKALNSGGLTYSQITFNGLQAPLDDVNVRKAIAQAVDRELMAKTANEPLGVQATTMGDWLFMPGQKGYTDTMGEKLPYDLDAAKKSLETAGWTNADGKWTKDGKTLKLSVIIPQGTKSNELRAQQIQASLKKIDIDVTLDPVPSADYFTNIMAGKYEMATFGWQGTLFPISSSESLFYPEMKPGGDGQNFAFVTDEKLGDLWSQANSELDQSKRLKIAQQINEVIAGYMPMLPIYPYPNVTVVDKNLANYGPSTFMSVDWTKVGFTE